Proteins from a single region of Urocitellus parryii isolate mUroPar1 chromosome 4, mUroPar1.hap1, whole genome shotgun sequence:
- the Ralgds gene encoding ral guanine nucleotide dissociation stimulator isoform X3 — protein sequence MMVDCQSSTQEIGEELVNGVIYSISLRKVQLHHGASKGQRWLGGENESALNLYETCKVRTVKAGTLEKLVEHLVPAFQGSDLSYVTVFLCTYRAFTTTQQVLDLLFKRYGRCDALTASPRYGCILPYSSENGGPQEQLKNAISSILGTWLDQYSEDFCQPPDFPCLKQLVAYVQLNMPGSDLERRAHLLLAQLEDLEPSEAEPEGEETWALAAAPVLALKPTPELQLEPAPEPALAPSPVTAPASAPELQSTAPASELQAAPAPVLDQEPVPAPAPELEPVASPAPEREPALSQTLEPEPTSAPALSVEPCWPSPVSTENGLSQEKPHLLAFPPDLVAEQFTLMDAELFKKVVPYHCLGSIWSQRDKKGKEHLAPTIRATVTQFNNVANCVITTCLGDRSMKASDRARVVEHWVEVARECRVLKNFSSLYAILSALQSNAIHRLKKTWEEVSRDSFRIFQKLSEIFSDENNYSLSRELLIKEGTSKFATLEMNPKRTQRRPKESGIIQGTVPYLGTFLTDLVMLDTAMKDYLYGRLINFEKRRKEFEVIAQIKLLQSACNNYSIAPAEHFGSWFRAMERLSEAESYSLSCELEPPSESASNTLKTKKSTAIVKRWSDRQAPSTELSTSSSSHSRSCDQLRCGSYLSSGDITDALSVHSAGSSSSDVEEINMSFVPESPDGQEKKFWESASQSSPETSGISSASSSTSSSSACTTPVATTRTHKRSVSGVCSYSSSLPLYNQQVGDCCIVRVSLDVDNGNMYKSILVTSQDKAPTVIRKALDKHNLDEEEPDDYELLQIISGDRKLKIPENANVFYAMNSTANYDFVLKKRTFSKGAKVKHGASSTLPRMKQKGLRIAKGIF from the exons AGCTCCACGCAGGAGATCGGTGAGGAGCTGGTCAATGGGGTCATCTACTCCATCTCCCTGCGCAAGGTGCAGCTGCATCATGGGGCCAGCAAGGGCCAGCGCTGGCTCGGG GGTGAGAACGAGTCGGCGCTGAACCTCTATGAGACCTGCAAGGTGCGCACCGTGAAGGCGGGCACCCTGGAGAAGCTGGTGGAGCACCTGGTGCCCGCCTTCCAGGGCAGCGACCTTTCCTATGTCACCGTCTTCCTGTGCACCTACAGAGCCTTCACTActacccagcaggtgctggaccTGCTCTTCAAAAG GTACGGTAGATGTGACGCCCTCACGGCCTCCCCTAGATATGGCTGCATCCTGCCCTACTCCAGTGAGAACGGCGGGCCTCAGGAGCAACTTAAAAA CGCCATCTCCTCCATCCTGGGGACCTGGCTGGACCAGTACTCGGAGGATTTCTGCCAGCCTCCGGACTTTCCCTGCCTCAAGCAGCTGGTGGCTTATGTGCAGCTCAACATGCCTGGCTCGGACCTGGAGCGCCGTGCCCACCTTCTTCTGGCCCAGCTGGAGGACCTGGAGCCCAGCGAGGCTGAGCCCGAGGGCGAGGAGACCTGGG CTCTAGCAGCAGCTCCAGTGCTGGCTCTGAAACCAACTCCAGAGCTACAGCTAGAGCCAGCTCCAGAACCAGCCCTGGCACCCAGTCCAGTGACAGCACCAGCATCCGCTCCAGAGCTGCAGTCCACAGCACCAGCCTCGGAGCTACAGGCAGCTCCAGCACCCGTTCTGGATCAGGAGCCAGTTCCAGCACCAGCTCCAGAGCTTGAGCCCGTTGCATCACCTGCTCCAGAACGGGAACCGGCCCTGTCACAGACTCTAGAGCCAGAGCCCACTTCAGCACCCGCGCTGTCAGTGGAACCTTGCTGGCCTTCGCCTGTGTCCACGGAGAATGGGCTGAGCCAGGAGAAGCCTCACCTCTTAGCATTCCCTCCTGACCTGGTGGCAGAGCAGTTCACGCTGATGGATGCG GAGCTGTTCAAGAAGGTGGTGCCCTACCACTGCCTGGGTTCCATCTGGTCCCAGAGGGACAAGAAGGGCAAGGAGCACCTAGCACCCACTATCCGTGCCACCGTCACCCAGTTCAACAATGTGGCCAACTGTGTCATCACTACCTGCCTTGGGGACCGGAGCATGAAGGCCTCAGACAGGGCCCGGGTGGTGGAACACTGGGTCGAAGTGGCCAGG GAGTGCCGAGTCCTGAAGAACTTCTCCTCTCTCTACGCCATCCTCTCTGCCCTGCAGAGCAACGCCATCCACCGTCTGAAGAAGACGTGGGAGGAGGTCTCCAG GGACAGCTTCCGAATATTCCAGAAGCTATCTGAGATCTTCTCTGATGAGAACAACTACTCCTTGAGCAGAGAGCTGCTCATCAAG GAGGGGACCTCCAAGTTTGCTACCCTGGAGATGAATCCCAAGAGAACCCAGAGGCGGCCAAAGGAATCG GGTATCATCCAGGGCACCGTCCCCTACCTGGGCACGTTTCTCACTGACCTGGTGATGCTGGACACTGCCATGAAGGATTATCTGTAT GGGAGGTTGATCAACTTCgagaagagaaggaag gagtttgaggtcaTTGCGCAGATCAAGCTGCTTCAGTCAGCCTGCAACAATTACAGCATCGCGCCCGCGGAGCACTTTGGGTCCTGGTTCCGGGCCATGGAGCGGCTCAGTGAGGCCGAGAG CTACAGCCTGTCCTGTGAGCTGGAGCCCCCGTCTGAGTCTGCCAGCAACACCCTCAAGACCAAGAAGAGCACTGCCATTGTGAAGCGCTGGAGCGA CCGCCAGGCCCCCAGCACAGAGCTCAGCACCAGCAGCAGTTCCCACTCCAGGTCGTGTGACCAGCTCAGGTGTGGCTCCTACCTCAGCAGCGGGGACATCACAGATGCGCTCAGCGTGCACTCGGCCGGCTCCTCCAGCTCCGACGTGGAGGAGATCAACATGAGCTTCGTCCCAGAGTCCCCTGATGGCCAGGAAAAGAAG TTCTGGGAGTCGGCCTCCCAGTCCTCCCCAGAGACTTCCGGCATCAGCTCGGCCTCCAGCAGCACCTCCTCATCGTCCGCCTGCACCACGCCCGTGGCCACCACTCGCACCCACAAGCGCTCCGTCTCAGGGGTCTGCAGCTACAGCTCCTCCCTGCCGCTCTACAACCAGCAGGTGGGCGACTGCTGCATCGTCCGCGTCAGCCTGGACGTGGACAACGGCAACATGTACAAGAGCATCCTG GTGACCAGCCAGGATAAGGCTCCCACTGTCATTCGCAAGGCCCTGGACAAACACAACCTGGACGAGGAGGAGCCCGATGACTACGAGCTGCTGCAGATCATCTCAGGGGACCGCA AACTAAAGATCCCTGAAAACGCCAATGTGTTCTACGCCATGAACTCTACCGCCAACTATGACTTTGTCCTGAAGAAGCGGACCTTCTCCAAGGGGGCAAAGGTCAAGCACGGAGCCAGCTCCACCCTCCCTCGCATGAAGCAGAAAGGGCTCAGGATTGCCAAGGGCATCTTCTAA
- the Ralgds gene encoding ral guanine nucleotide dissociation stimulator isoform X1 — MVQRMWAESAGPAGGAEPLFPGSRRSRSVWDAVRLEVGVPDSCPVVLHSFTQLDPDLPRLESSTQEIGEELVNGVIYSISLRKVQLHHGASKGQRWLGGENESALNLYETCKVRTVKAGTLEKLVEHLVPAFQGSDLSYVTVFLCTYRAFTTTQQVLDLLFKRYGRCDALTASPRYGCILPYSSENGGPQEQLKNAISSILGTWLDQYSEDFCQPPDFPCLKQLVAYVQLNMPGSDLERRAHLLLAQLEDLEPSEAEPEGEETWALAAAPVLALKPTPELQLEPAPEPALAPSPVTAPASAPELQSTAPASELQAAPAPVLDQEPVPAPAPELEPVASPAPEREPALSQTLEPEPTSAPALSVEPCWPSPVSTENGLSQEKPHLLAFPPDLVAEQFTLMDAELFKKVVPYHCLGSIWSQRDKKGKEHLAPTIRATVTQFNNVANCVITTCLGDRSMKASDRARVVEHWVEVARECRVLKNFSSLYAILSALQSNAIHRLKKTWEEVSRDSFRIFQKLSEIFSDENNYSLSRELLIKEGTSKFATLEMNPKRTQRRPKESGIIQGTVPYLGTFLTDLVMLDTAMKDYLYGRLINFEKRRKEFEVIAQIKLLQSACNNYSIAPAEHFGSWFRAMERLSEAESYSLSCELEPPSESASNTLKTKKSTAIVKRWSDRQAPSTELSTSSSSHSRSCDQLRCGSYLSSGDITDALSVHSAGSSSSDVEEINMSFVPESPDGQEKKFWESASQSSPETSGISSASSSTSSSSACTTPVATTRTHKRSVSGVCSYSSSLPLYNQQVGDCCIVRVSLDVDNGNMYKSILVTSQDKAPTVIRKALDKHNLDEEEPDDYELLQIISGDRKLKIPENANVFYAMNSTANYDFVLKKRTFSKGAKVKHGASSTLPRMKQKGLRIAKGIF; from the exons AGCTCCACGCAGGAGATCGGTGAGGAGCTGGTCAATGGGGTCATCTACTCCATCTCCCTGCGCAAGGTGCAGCTGCATCATGGGGCCAGCAAGGGCCAGCGCTGGCTCGGG GGTGAGAACGAGTCGGCGCTGAACCTCTATGAGACCTGCAAGGTGCGCACCGTGAAGGCGGGCACCCTGGAGAAGCTGGTGGAGCACCTGGTGCCCGCCTTCCAGGGCAGCGACCTTTCCTATGTCACCGTCTTCCTGTGCACCTACAGAGCCTTCACTActacccagcaggtgctggaccTGCTCTTCAAAAG GTACGGTAGATGTGACGCCCTCACGGCCTCCCCTAGATATGGCTGCATCCTGCCCTACTCCAGTGAGAACGGCGGGCCTCAGGAGCAACTTAAAAA CGCCATCTCCTCCATCCTGGGGACCTGGCTGGACCAGTACTCGGAGGATTTCTGCCAGCCTCCGGACTTTCCCTGCCTCAAGCAGCTGGTGGCTTATGTGCAGCTCAACATGCCTGGCTCGGACCTGGAGCGCCGTGCCCACCTTCTTCTGGCCCAGCTGGAGGACCTGGAGCCCAGCGAGGCTGAGCCCGAGGGCGAGGAGACCTGGG CTCTAGCAGCAGCTCCAGTGCTGGCTCTGAAACCAACTCCAGAGCTACAGCTAGAGCCAGCTCCAGAACCAGCCCTGGCACCCAGTCCAGTGACAGCACCAGCATCCGCTCCAGAGCTGCAGTCCACAGCACCAGCCTCGGAGCTACAGGCAGCTCCAGCACCCGTTCTGGATCAGGAGCCAGTTCCAGCACCAGCTCCAGAGCTTGAGCCCGTTGCATCACCTGCTCCAGAACGGGAACCGGCCCTGTCACAGACTCTAGAGCCAGAGCCCACTTCAGCACCCGCGCTGTCAGTGGAACCTTGCTGGCCTTCGCCTGTGTCCACGGAGAATGGGCTGAGCCAGGAGAAGCCTCACCTCTTAGCATTCCCTCCTGACCTGGTGGCAGAGCAGTTCACGCTGATGGATGCG GAGCTGTTCAAGAAGGTGGTGCCCTACCACTGCCTGGGTTCCATCTGGTCCCAGAGGGACAAGAAGGGCAAGGAGCACCTAGCACCCACTATCCGTGCCACCGTCACCCAGTTCAACAATGTGGCCAACTGTGTCATCACTACCTGCCTTGGGGACCGGAGCATGAAGGCCTCAGACAGGGCCCGGGTGGTGGAACACTGGGTCGAAGTGGCCAGG GAGTGCCGAGTCCTGAAGAACTTCTCCTCTCTCTACGCCATCCTCTCTGCCCTGCAGAGCAACGCCATCCACCGTCTGAAGAAGACGTGGGAGGAGGTCTCCAG GGACAGCTTCCGAATATTCCAGAAGCTATCTGAGATCTTCTCTGATGAGAACAACTACTCCTTGAGCAGAGAGCTGCTCATCAAG GAGGGGACCTCCAAGTTTGCTACCCTGGAGATGAATCCCAAGAGAACCCAGAGGCGGCCAAAGGAATCG GGTATCATCCAGGGCACCGTCCCCTACCTGGGCACGTTTCTCACTGACCTGGTGATGCTGGACACTGCCATGAAGGATTATCTGTAT GGGAGGTTGATCAACTTCgagaagagaaggaag gagtttgaggtcaTTGCGCAGATCAAGCTGCTTCAGTCAGCCTGCAACAATTACAGCATCGCGCCCGCGGAGCACTTTGGGTCCTGGTTCCGGGCCATGGAGCGGCTCAGTGAGGCCGAGAG CTACAGCCTGTCCTGTGAGCTGGAGCCCCCGTCTGAGTCTGCCAGCAACACCCTCAAGACCAAGAAGAGCACTGCCATTGTGAAGCGCTGGAGCGA CCGCCAGGCCCCCAGCACAGAGCTCAGCACCAGCAGCAGTTCCCACTCCAGGTCGTGTGACCAGCTCAGGTGTGGCTCCTACCTCAGCAGCGGGGACATCACAGATGCGCTCAGCGTGCACTCGGCCGGCTCCTCCAGCTCCGACGTGGAGGAGATCAACATGAGCTTCGTCCCAGAGTCCCCTGATGGCCAGGAAAAGAAG TTCTGGGAGTCGGCCTCCCAGTCCTCCCCAGAGACTTCCGGCATCAGCTCGGCCTCCAGCAGCACCTCCTCATCGTCCGCCTGCACCACGCCCGTGGCCACCACTCGCACCCACAAGCGCTCCGTCTCAGGGGTCTGCAGCTACAGCTCCTCCCTGCCGCTCTACAACCAGCAGGTGGGCGACTGCTGCATCGTCCGCGTCAGCCTGGACGTGGACAACGGCAACATGTACAAGAGCATCCTG GTGACCAGCCAGGATAAGGCTCCCACTGTCATTCGCAAGGCCCTGGACAAACACAACCTGGACGAGGAGGAGCCCGATGACTACGAGCTGCTGCAGATCATCTCAGGGGACCGCA AACTAAAGATCCCTGAAAACGCCAATGTGTTCTACGCCATGAACTCTACCGCCAACTATGACTTTGTCCTGAAGAAGCGGACCTTCTCCAAGGGGGCAAAGGTCAAGCACGGAGCCAGCTCCACCCTCCCTCGCATGAAGCAGAAAGGGCTCAGGATTGCCAAGGGCATCTTCTAA
- the Ralgds gene encoding ral guanine nucleotide dissociation stimulator isoform X2, which translates to MVQRMWAESAGPAGGAEPLFPGSRRSRSVWDAVRLEVGVPDSCPVVLHSFTQLDPDLPRLESSTQEIGEELVNGVIYSISLRKVQLHHGASKGQRWLGGENESALNLYETCKVRTVKAGTLEKLVEHLVPAFQGSDLSYVTVFLCTYRAFTTTQQVLDLLFKRYGCILPYSSENGGPQEQLKNAISSILGTWLDQYSEDFCQPPDFPCLKQLVAYVQLNMPGSDLERRAHLLLAQLEDLEPSEAEPEGEETWALAAAPVLALKPTPELQLEPAPEPALAPSPVTAPASAPELQSTAPASELQAAPAPVLDQEPVPAPAPELEPVASPAPEREPALSQTLEPEPTSAPALSVEPCWPSPVSTENGLSQEKPHLLAFPPDLVAEQFTLMDAELFKKVVPYHCLGSIWSQRDKKGKEHLAPTIRATVTQFNNVANCVITTCLGDRSMKASDRARVVEHWVEVARECRVLKNFSSLYAILSALQSNAIHRLKKTWEEVSRDSFRIFQKLSEIFSDENNYSLSRELLIKEGTSKFATLEMNPKRTQRRPKESGIIQGTVPYLGTFLTDLVMLDTAMKDYLYGRLINFEKRRKEFEVIAQIKLLQSACNNYSIAPAEHFGSWFRAMERLSEAESYSLSCELEPPSESASNTLKTKKSTAIVKRWSDRQAPSTELSTSSSSHSRSCDQLRCGSYLSSGDITDALSVHSAGSSSSDVEEINMSFVPESPDGQEKKFWESASQSSPETSGISSASSSTSSSSACTTPVATTRTHKRSVSGVCSYSSSLPLYNQQVGDCCIVRVSLDVDNGNMYKSILVTSQDKAPTVIRKALDKHNLDEEEPDDYELLQIISGDRKLKIPENANVFYAMNSTANYDFVLKKRTFSKGAKVKHGASSTLPRMKQKGLRIAKGIF; encoded by the exons AGCTCCACGCAGGAGATCGGTGAGGAGCTGGTCAATGGGGTCATCTACTCCATCTCCCTGCGCAAGGTGCAGCTGCATCATGGGGCCAGCAAGGGCCAGCGCTGGCTCGGG GGTGAGAACGAGTCGGCGCTGAACCTCTATGAGACCTGCAAGGTGCGCACCGTGAAGGCGGGCACCCTGGAGAAGCTGGTGGAGCACCTGGTGCCCGCCTTCCAGGGCAGCGACCTTTCCTATGTCACCGTCTTCCTGTGCACCTACAGAGCCTTCACTActacccagcaggtgctggaccTGCTCTTCAAAAG ATATGGCTGCATCCTGCCCTACTCCAGTGAGAACGGCGGGCCTCAGGAGCAACTTAAAAA CGCCATCTCCTCCATCCTGGGGACCTGGCTGGACCAGTACTCGGAGGATTTCTGCCAGCCTCCGGACTTTCCCTGCCTCAAGCAGCTGGTGGCTTATGTGCAGCTCAACATGCCTGGCTCGGACCTGGAGCGCCGTGCCCACCTTCTTCTGGCCCAGCTGGAGGACCTGGAGCCCAGCGAGGCTGAGCCCGAGGGCGAGGAGACCTGGG CTCTAGCAGCAGCTCCAGTGCTGGCTCTGAAACCAACTCCAGAGCTACAGCTAGAGCCAGCTCCAGAACCAGCCCTGGCACCCAGTCCAGTGACAGCACCAGCATCCGCTCCAGAGCTGCAGTCCACAGCACCAGCCTCGGAGCTACAGGCAGCTCCAGCACCCGTTCTGGATCAGGAGCCAGTTCCAGCACCAGCTCCAGAGCTTGAGCCCGTTGCATCACCTGCTCCAGAACGGGAACCGGCCCTGTCACAGACTCTAGAGCCAGAGCCCACTTCAGCACCCGCGCTGTCAGTGGAACCTTGCTGGCCTTCGCCTGTGTCCACGGAGAATGGGCTGAGCCAGGAGAAGCCTCACCTCTTAGCATTCCCTCCTGACCTGGTGGCAGAGCAGTTCACGCTGATGGATGCG GAGCTGTTCAAGAAGGTGGTGCCCTACCACTGCCTGGGTTCCATCTGGTCCCAGAGGGACAAGAAGGGCAAGGAGCACCTAGCACCCACTATCCGTGCCACCGTCACCCAGTTCAACAATGTGGCCAACTGTGTCATCACTACCTGCCTTGGGGACCGGAGCATGAAGGCCTCAGACAGGGCCCGGGTGGTGGAACACTGGGTCGAAGTGGCCAGG GAGTGCCGAGTCCTGAAGAACTTCTCCTCTCTCTACGCCATCCTCTCTGCCCTGCAGAGCAACGCCATCCACCGTCTGAAGAAGACGTGGGAGGAGGTCTCCAG GGACAGCTTCCGAATATTCCAGAAGCTATCTGAGATCTTCTCTGATGAGAACAACTACTCCTTGAGCAGAGAGCTGCTCATCAAG GAGGGGACCTCCAAGTTTGCTACCCTGGAGATGAATCCCAAGAGAACCCAGAGGCGGCCAAAGGAATCG GGTATCATCCAGGGCACCGTCCCCTACCTGGGCACGTTTCTCACTGACCTGGTGATGCTGGACACTGCCATGAAGGATTATCTGTAT GGGAGGTTGATCAACTTCgagaagagaaggaag gagtttgaggtcaTTGCGCAGATCAAGCTGCTTCAGTCAGCCTGCAACAATTACAGCATCGCGCCCGCGGAGCACTTTGGGTCCTGGTTCCGGGCCATGGAGCGGCTCAGTGAGGCCGAGAG CTACAGCCTGTCCTGTGAGCTGGAGCCCCCGTCTGAGTCTGCCAGCAACACCCTCAAGACCAAGAAGAGCACTGCCATTGTGAAGCGCTGGAGCGA CCGCCAGGCCCCCAGCACAGAGCTCAGCACCAGCAGCAGTTCCCACTCCAGGTCGTGTGACCAGCTCAGGTGTGGCTCCTACCTCAGCAGCGGGGACATCACAGATGCGCTCAGCGTGCACTCGGCCGGCTCCTCCAGCTCCGACGTGGAGGAGATCAACATGAGCTTCGTCCCAGAGTCCCCTGATGGCCAGGAAAAGAAG TTCTGGGAGTCGGCCTCCCAGTCCTCCCCAGAGACTTCCGGCATCAGCTCGGCCTCCAGCAGCACCTCCTCATCGTCCGCCTGCACCACGCCCGTGGCCACCACTCGCACCCACAAGCGCTCCGTCTCAGGGGTCTGCAGCTACAGCTCCTCCCTGCCGCTCTACAACCAGCAGGTGGGCGACTGCTGCATCGTCCGCGTCAGCCTGGACGTGGACAACGGCAACATGTACAAGAGCATCCTG GTGACCAGCCAGGATAAGGCTCCCACTGTCATTCGCAAGGCCCTGGACAAACACAACCTGGACGAGGAGGAGCCCGATGACTACGAGCTGCTGCAGATCATCTCAGGGGACCGCA AACTAAAGATCCCTGAAAACGCCAATGTGTTCTACGCCATGAACTCTACCGCCAACTATGACTTTGTCCTGAAGAAGCGGACCTTCTCCAAGGGGGCAAAGGTCAAGCACGGAGCCAGCTCCACCCTCCCTCGCATGAAGCAGAAAGGGCTCAGGATTGCCAAGGGCATCTTCTAA